The Neofelis nebulosa isolate mNeoNeb1 chromosome 16, mNeoNeb1.pri, whole genome shotgun sequence genome includes a window with the following:
- the HEATR9 gene encoding protein HEATR9 gives MAYEISADILDIAMSMFKYPWLEYPERTKELRKAMAPVRLPLSRYQMPKEEFPPSPECWRQHPSKPLSVPYCYFKKPEVYTHWHTLYDKRQEREAEKMLRKMRDHPRQLKEGTPIQKFHLPMSKLTIQSQMGSKPSDPAGDPLKWQRLKELTKSLESPREPEQFYAAQALGCLGVSEQFVMEALWQVAQTGSEKVKSEACRSLALLGCLNKHVIQVLITQLKGQNEEERMDSLTRLRVALNSQAAVPKDKVTGRRVSNWGKRTQVGDEEKLVPVLQMLIKKSSNEAAVEAALCLGFLRPCSKIAQEFLLQCLSQGSKTQRMKALRMLVKMMHVHSATVIRAILDQLCSSSVLEHRFEATQMLKTIGLEKIQAQGLEGFTFDLLWRKTYNEPFLAMRKAVAETVEELKMKPTMMNLVEAQLMNSNATARQEAVISLGVLGIHKPQVFHLLLDMLDAEKSQAVKNSLQETLTLLASSDPWIQNKLKNKVIFVYEAPKTNKEAEPTRFQKDPENLEELNIQDFQLAQLNPLFIAKSRATSDQQKKLSAQRESAFYLTSTFPTCFSKPKHKAQATGPWVPGIKKQLQILAKTSK, from the exons aactcagaaaagccaTGGCTCCTGTTCGCCTGCCCTTGTCCCGCTACCAG ATGCCAAAGGAGGAGTTTCCCCCTAGCCCAGAGTGCTGGAGGCAGCACCCAAGCAAGCCACTTTCAGTGCCTTACTGCTACTTCAAGAAGCCTGAGGTCTACACACACTGGCACACCCTATATGATAAGCGACAAGAACGGGAGGCCGAGAAGATGCTGCGGAAAATGAGAGATCACCCTAG GCAACTCAAAGAGGGCACCCCCATCCAAAAATTCCATCTCCCTATGAGCAAGCTGACTATACAATCTCAGATGGGATCCAAGCCCTCAGACCCTGCTGGGGACCCCCTGAAGTGGCAAAGATTAAAG GAACTCACAAAAAGCCTGGAATCTCCCAGAGAGCCTGAGCAATTCTATGCAGCACAG gctctggggtgcctgggcgtcAGTGAGCAGTTTGTCATGGAGGCACTATGGCAGGTG GCCCAAACCGGTTCAGAGAAAGTGAAGTCTGAGGCCTGTCGAAGCCTGGCCCTCCTGG GTTGCCTGAATAAGCACGTGATCCAGGTTCTCATCACACAGTTGAAGGGGCAAAATGAGGAGGAAAGGATGGATTCTCTGACACGGCTACGAGTGGCTCTCAACTCCCAGGCTGCTGTCCCCAAAGACAAGGTGACTGGGAGGAGAGTCAGTAACTGGGGCAAG AGAACTCAAGTCGGGGATGAAGAGAAGTTGGTGCCTGTTCTGCAGATGCTGATAAAGAAGTCATCGAATGAAGCAGCTGTGGAGGCAGCCTTGTGCTTGGGTTTCCTGAGGCCCTGCAGCAAAATAGCCCAAGAGTTCTTGCTGCAATGCCTAAGCCAAGGGTCCAAAACCCAGCGGATGAAG GCACTTAGGATGCTGGTCAAGATGATGCATGTACACTCAGCCACAGTCATCAGGGCCATCCTAGACCAGTTGTGCTCTTCTAGTGTCCTGGAG CACCGCTTtgaagccacccagatgctcaaGACCATTGGACTGGAAAAGATCCAGGCACAAGGGCTGGAGGGATTCACATTTGACCTGCTCTGGAGGAAGACTTACAATGAACCTTTCCTT GCTATGAGAAAGGCTGTGGCTGAAACTGTGGAAGAGCTGAAGATGAAGCCTACAATGATGAACCTGGTGGAGGC GCAACTAATGAACTCAAATGCCACTGCCCGCCAGGAAGCAGTCATCTCTTTG GGCGTCCTGGGGATCCACAAACCACAAGTGTTCCACTTGCTGTTGGACATGCTAGATGCGGAAAAGAGCCAGGCTGTGAAGAACAGT CTACAAGAAACATTAACTCTCCTGGCCTCAAGTGATCCTTGGATCCAAAACAAGCTAAAGAACAAGGTTATCTTTGTATATGAAGCACCTAAGACCAATAAGGAGGCAGAGCCTACAAGGTTCCAGAAAGACCCTGAGAACCTAGAAGAGTTAAATATCCAAGACTTTCAACTAGCACAGCTGAACCCCTTGTTTATTGCAAAGTCCAGAGCCACATCAGACCAACAGAAAAAGCTGAGTGCCCAGAGAGAGTCTGCCTTCTATCTCACTTCTACCTTCCCAACATGTTTCTCTAAACCAAAACACAAGGCACAGGCCACAGGGCCCTGGGTGCCAGGGATCAAGAAGCAGCTCCAGATCCTTGCTAAAACCTCTAAATAG